Proteins from a single region of Methanobacterium sp. Maddingley MBC34:
- a CDS encoding hypothetical protein (PFAM: Protein of unknown function DUF89), with product MIPFTVVFNLNSLINHSTKTDEIVSKKSDAMKVHYECASCFLRQAREALDLATDDEDLKMQVTEKTNQILCREFKKGAVANQIGTGIHRTIKRETANPDPYYDLREKSDEIAMQFLPQVEKILENDKSLKNYLKAAIAGNVLDFGALGLKSDIEGMVMSTVEKDLAIDHSSQLEIELKKAKNVLYLADNVGEIVFDKLLIKKLHEYGVEVTVALKEDPILNDACMKEALDVGLDEVARLITTGTDSIGVIYQDISDDFKQEFKEADLIIAKGLGNYEGLTEMDLDDKPVFCLLNAKCQPIARDIGVNLGDNVVLKLN from the coding sequence ATGATTCCATTCACTGTAGTTTTTAACCTTAATTCCCTTATTAACCATAGTACTAAAACTGATGAAATCGTAAGTAAAAAAAGTGATGCTATGAAAGTCCATTATGAATGTGCCTCCTGTTTTCTTCGTCAGGCCAGGGAAGCCCTGGATCTGGCAACAGATGATGAGGATCTTAAAATGCAGGTCACAGAAAAGACCAATCAAATACTTTGTCGGGAATTTAAGAAAGGAGCAGTTGCTAACCAGATCGGTACCGGGATACACCGCACCATCAAAAGGGAAACTGCAAACCCAGACCCCTACTATGATCTGCGTGAAAAATCAGATGAGATAGCCATGCAATTCCTACCCCAAGTGGAAAAGATACTGGAGAATGATAAATCACTTAAAAACTATCTTAAAGCAGCTATAGCTGGAAATGTCCTTGATTTCGGAGCTTTGGGTTTGAAATCGGACATTGAAGGAATGGTGATGTCTACCGTAGAAAAGGATCTGGCCATTGATCACTCCTCTCAACTGGAAATAGAACTAAAAAAAGCCAAAAACGTACTCTATCTGGCAGACAATGTTGGTGAAATAGTATTTGACAAGTTACTAATTAAAAAACTCCATGAATATGGTGTTGAAGTCACAGTAGCCCTGAAAGAGGATCCAATTCTTAATGATGCCTGCATGAAAGAAGCACTGGACGTGGGTCTTGATGAAGTAGCACGATTAATAACCACTGGTACGGACTCTATAGGGGTTATCTACCAGGATATCTCGGATGATTTCAAACAGGAATTTAAGGAGGCTGATCTGATTATAGCCAAGGGATTGGGAAATTATGAAGGTCTTACTGAGATGGATCTTGATGATAAACCTGTTTTCTGCCTGTTAAACGCTAAATGTCAACCTATAGCCAGGGATATTGGAGTTAATTTAGGAGATAATGTGGTTTTAAAATTAAATTAA
- a CDS encoding sulfur transfer protein involved in thiamine biosynthesis (PFAM: ThiS family), whose translation MEVTVIVGEDKNIMKVDEGKTVKDLLQIMEIPLETVVVKKNHSIIIEEESVEDGDIIEVIKVIYGG comes from the coding sequence ATGGAAGTAACGGTTATTGTTGGAGAAGATAAGAATATAATGAAGGTTGATGAAGGTAAAACAGTAAAAGACCTTCTCCAAATAATGGAAATACCCCTAGAAACTGTTGTAGTTAAGAAAAATCATTCCATAATAATTGAAGAAGAGTCTGTGGAAGATGGAGATATTATTGAAGTGATAAAGGTAATTTACGGCGGATAA
- a CDS encoding TIGR00269 family protein (PFAM: PP-loop family~TIGRFAM: TIGR00269 family protein), with the protein MDVCHKCGNPQIIIKRKQSGQMLCQECFIKFIQEKVLRDIRKQKLVEKGDKVLVALSGGKDSVMLLDILNNLRKRRIIDLVAVTIDEGICGYREEGVEIAAQNAELIGVKHRIVSFKDYIGHTLDEIMADTGDRIACTYCGVFRRWIFNQVAREEGATRIATGHNLDDEAQSIIMNYMEGNIQNLTRIGVKSESSYEGFTVKIKPLREIPERETALYVMARDLPVHLAGCPYAGDSFRAKIRDFLKEISQDHPTIMYSTLRGFDKIKPVLKEEFSRKSSTGVCAECGEPAADKLCKACSFRNQWKRK; encoded by the coding sequence ATGGATGTATGTCATAAATGTGGCAACCCCCAGATCATTATCAAGAGGAAGCAATCGGGACAGATGCTCTGCCAGGAATGTTTCATTAAATTCATTCAGGAAAAAGTCTTAAGAGATATCCGCAAACAAAAACTGGTTGAAAAAGGGGACAAAGTATTAGTTGCATTATCCGGTGGTAAGGACAGTGTAATGCTCTTAGACATACTCAACAATCTCCGAAAAAGAAGAATCATCGATCTGGTGGCAGTAACCATAGATGAGGGTATCTGCGGCTACCGTGAAGAGGGGGTGGAGATAGCAGCTCAAAATGCAGAATTAATCGGTGTTAAACACAGAATAGTTTCCTTTAAAGACTACATTGGCCACACACTTGATGAAATAATGGCAGATACCGGTGATAGGATAGCCTGCACCTACTGTGGTGTGTTCCGGCGCTGGATCTTTAACCAGGTGGCTAGGGAAGAGGGAGCCACCAGGATTGCCACTGGACACAACCTGGATGATGAAGCCCAGTCCATAATCATGAACTACATGGAAGGGAACATCCAGAACCTCACCCGTATCGGTGTCAAGTCAGAATCCAGTTATGAAGGATTCACTGTCAAAATCAAACCTCTAAGGGAGATCCCTGAAAGGGAAACTGCCCTGTATGTCATGGCCCGTGATTTACCAGTGCATCTGGCCGGGTGCCCCTATGCCGGGGATTCCTTCCGGGCAAAGATTAGGGATTTCCTTAAAGAAATCAGCCAGGATCACCCCACCATAATGTACTCCACACTCAGGGGTTTTGATAAGATTAAACCGGTCTTAAAGGAAGAATTTTCCAGAAAATCCAGTACTGGTGTATGTGCTGAATGCGGGGAACCAGCAGCTGACAAACTTTGCAAAGCATGCAGTTTTCGTAACCAATGGAAAAGAAAATAA
- a CDS encoding dihydropteroate synthase-related protein (PFAM: Pterin binding enzyme~TIGRFAM: dihydropteroate synthase-related protein), with the protein MNILIITGELASNLVKDASLKSDHNVQVHVVKTPIAAFLTPKRIIAELKTLPESELKSQDMILTPGLIRKDVSPITEKMGIPAYKGSTDAADLDIVLEMVDKLDLSTEKSADKLIEEEQRKRALKYIADFENDQENIKKLLKKPENILVGDLPVGEDFPMRVLAEIANAPILSPEELLKRAEYFVKSGANMVDIGMVAGENMASKIPAMVNLLQENLDVPVSIDTLQTEELLVAIDSGVDMVLSLDHGNYHEVLPELKKKDIPAVILPTDYKRGWVPETIQERVNSLMDLKEKCKGINVIADPILDPLNSKSMVDSVIACRKFRDDVDEKCPIFFGVGNVTELLDVDSVGVNALLAGISMELGASILFTPEESGKTRGSVKELAVSSKMMFLSLMRGSIPKDLGINLLVFKDKRKGEPILELVDVPEIEAGYEYKFRQDPEGSFKISVEEGKIRVVHYQKMQPTVAIYGQTAWELYHEIINRKLVSRIEHAAYLGQELQKAEDALKLGKNYVQDFPLFEKFMEY; encoded by the coding sequence ATGAACATACTGATAATCACCGGTGAACTTGCCAGTAACCTGGTAAAAGATGCATCTTTAAAATCAGATCATAATGTTCAGGTGCATGTGGTTAAAACACCCATAGCTGCCTTCTTAACTCCTAAAAGAATCATAGCAGAACTTAAAACTTTACCTGAGAGTGAATTAAAATCACAGGACATGATCCTTACTCCTGGACTTATACGCAAGGACGTAAGTCCAATCACTGAAAAAATGGGAATACCTGCCTACAAAGGATCCACAGATGCTGCCGACCTGGATATTGTTCTGGAAATGGTGGATAAACTGGATCTATCCACTGAAAAATCTGCAGATAAACTCATTGAAGAAGAACAAAGGAAAAGAGCCCTGAAATATATTGCTGATTTTGAAAACGACCAGGAAAACATTAAAAAACTCCTCAAAAAACCCGAAAACATTCTGGTGGGAGATCTCCCGGTGGGTGAAGACTTCCCCATGAGGGTGCTGGCTGAAATTGCCAATGCACCCATCTTAAGTCCGGAGGAACTTTTAAAACGTGCTGAGTATTTCGTTAAATCAGGGGCAAACATGGTGGATATTGGAATGGTTGCCGGGGAGAACATGGCATCAAAAATACCAGCCATGGTCAACCTTCTACAGGAGAACCTGGATGTACCGGTTAGCATAGACACCCTGCAGACTGAAGAACTTCTGGTGGCAATAGATTCAGGGGTGGACATGGTTTTAAGCCTGGATCATGGTAATTACCATGAAGTTTTACCGGAGTTGAAGAAGAAAGACATTCCAGCAGTGATCCTGCCCACAGATTACAAGCGGGGATGGGTCCCGGAAACCATCCAAGAACGGGTAAATTCATTGATGGATTTAAAGGAGAAATGCAAGGGAATAAATGTCATCGCGGACCCTATACTGGATCCACTTAACAGTAAAAGCATGGTTGATTCGGTTATTGCCTGCCGTAAGTTCAGGGATGATGTTGATGAGAAATGTCCTATTTTCTTTGGCGTAGGAAATGTCACTGAACTTTTGGATGTTGATTCAGTTGGTGTTAATGCCCTGCTTGCCGGAATTTCCATGGAACTGGGAGCCAGTATTCTTTTCACACCAGAAGAAAGTGGTAAAACCAGGGGAAGTGTGAAGGAACTGGCAGTTTCATCAAAAATGATGTTCCTATCCCTGATGAGGGGATCAATTCCCAAGGATCTGGGGATAAATCTACTGGTCTTTAAGGATAAACGCAAAGGAGAACCAATACTGGAACTGGTTGATGTACCGGAAATAGAAGCAGGTTATGAGTACAAGTTCCGGCAGGATCCAGAGGGTAGCTTTAAAATCAGTGTAGAAGAAGGGAAGATAAGGGTGGTTCATTACCAGAAAATGCAACCCACAGTTGCCATATACGGGCAGACTGCCTGGGAACTTTACCATGAAATCATAAACCGGAAACTGGTTTCACGGATTGAACACGCAGCCTACCTTGGCCAGGAACTTCAAAAGGCAGAAGATGCCCTTAAACTTGGGAAAAACTATGTGCAGGACTTTCCACTCTTTGAGAAGTTCATGGAGTACTAA
- a CDS encoding putative membrane-associated Zn-dependent protease (PFAM: Peptidase family M50): MDDFTLIEQSISNYFPIIGFFNGEGSKEGSYFIVGDYNSHSFHELVRELDEQGFVPFINPDGIHYRINIAKKPEKGKSRIHINVILLLATIGSTLFAGYFLGEGDIWKAVAFAIALLTIIGTHELAHFFAARKHGVDATLPYFIPAPTLIGTFGAVINIKSAIPTRKALFDLGYSGPLAGFIVAIPVLLIGLKFSTVAASPDVSMAFIPPLIMQFFAYLVAPAASNGQVILMHPVAFAGWVGILVTMLNLMPVAFLDGGHISRSLFGGSVHKFVSIIGIMVTIILGWYLMAALMVFIFLMGKGHPGALDNVAPMDRNRNIIAVVILIIFILCLSPAPNSFL, translated from the coding sequence GTGGATGATTTCACTCTAATTGAACAATCGATTTCCAATTATTTTCCCATAATAGGATTCTTTAATGGTGAGGGTAGTAAAGAAGGATCCTACTTCATAGTTGGGGATTACAATTCCCACAGTTTCCATGAATTAGTGCGTGAACTGGATGAACAGGGATTTGTTCCTTTTATAAATCCTGATGGCATTCATTACAGGATTAATATTGCTAAAAAACCTGAAAAAGGTAAATCAAGGATACACATCAATGTGATTCTTCTTCTAGCCACAATAGGTTCCACCCTATTTGCAGGATACTTCCTGGGAGAAGGGGATATCTGGAAAGCAGTGGCATTTGCAATAGCCCTTCTGACCATAATCGGGACCCATGAACTTGCCCACTTTTTTGCAGCCCGAAAACACGGTGTGGATGCAACATTACCCTACTTCATACCAGCACCAACCCTTATCGGCACTTTTGGCGCGGTGATCAATATAAAATCAGCCATACCCACCAGGAAAGCCTTATTTGACCTGGGATATAGTGGGCCTCTGGCTGGATTTATCGTGGCTATTCCTGTGCTTTTGATTGGATTAAAATTTTCCACGGTGGCTGCCAGCCCGGATGTGTCCATGGCATTCATCCCACCACTTATCATGCAATTTTTCGCCTACCTGGTGGCTCCCGCCGCAAGCAATGGTCAGGTCATCCTGATGCACCCGGTGGCATTTGCTGGATGGGTGGGAATACTGGTTACCATGCTCAACCTGATGCCAGTGGCCTTCTTAGACGGTGGCCACATATCCCGCTCTCTCTTCGGTGGGAGTGTCCATAAATTCGTATCCATTATTGGAATAATGGTCACCATCATACTGGGATGGTACCTGATGGCAGCATTAATGGTTTTCATCTTCCTGATGGGTAAAGGTCATCCCGGTGCGCTGGATAACGTTGCCCCTATGGACCGTAACCGAAATATAATCGCAGTGGTTATATTGATCATTTTCATTCTGTGTCTATCTCCGGCTCCCAACAGTTTCCTGTGA